One window from the genome of Oryza glaberrima chromosome 3, OglaRS2, whole genome shotgun sequence encodes:
- the LOC127767289 gene encoding oxysterol-binding protein-related protein 3C-like — MGSKDGSGAASSGGGGGFFSSIAAGVRSLGTAVHKSVNGLVGYEGLEVINPDGGTEDAEAEALRGRWKQEDRDSYWKMMHKYIGADVTSLVTLPVIIFEPMTMLQKMAELMEYCELLDKADECEDPYMRMAYASAWAVSVYFAYQRTWKPFNPILGETYEMVNHQGISFIAEQVSHHPPMGAAHCENAHFTYDITSKLKTKFLGNSLEVYPLGRTRVSLKKSGVKLELVPPLTKVNNLIFGRTWVDSPGEMVLTNLTTGDKVVLLFQPCGWFGAGRYEVDGYVYSAAEEPKIMITGKWNQSMSCQPCDQEGDPLPGTELKEIWRVAPTPPNDKYQYTHFAHKINSFDTAPKKLLASDSRLRPDRYALEKGDMSKSGSEKSRLEEQQRAEKRTREAKGEQFTPRWFNRTDEIAPTPWGELEVYEYNGKYTEHRAAIDSSSVADDDTDVTTIEFNPWQYSSSSSQ; from the exons ATGGGATCCAAGGACGGGAGTGGAGCCGCCTCgtcgggaggcggcgggggcttCTTCTCCTcgatcgccgccggcgtgcgcaGCTTGGGCACCGCCGTCCACAAATCTGTCAACGG GTTGGTCGGCTATGAAGGACTTGAAGTTATTAACCCAGATGGAGGCACAGAAGATGCGGAAGCTGAGGCTTTGAGAGGGCGATGGAAACAAGAG GATCGTGATAGTTATTGGAAGATGATGCACAAGTACATAGGGGCAGATGTTACATCACTTGTGACACTTCCGGTCATCATTTTTGAGCCAATGACAATGCTTCAGAAAATGGCAGAG TTGATGGAATACTGTGAACTTTTAGACAAAGCAGATGAATGCGAAGACCCGTACATGCGTATGGCATATGCCT CTGCATGGGCTGTATCGGTCTACTTTGCATACCAGCGTACCTGGAAGCCTTTCAATCCCATCCTTGGGGAGACATATGAGATGGTTAACCACCAGGGTATTTCATTTATTGCTGAGCAG GTAAGCCATCATCCTCCGATGGGTGCCGCTCACTGTGAAAATGCACATTTTACATATGACATCACCTCCAAGTTGAAGACCAAATTCTTGGGGAACTCTCTGGAAGTTTATCCACTTGGAAG GACTAGAGTGTCACTTAAGAAGTCCGGTGTCAAGCTGGAATTGGTACCACCACTCACGAAGGTCAACAACTTGATATTTGGGCGTACTTGGGTTGATTCTCCTGGAGAGATGGTATTGACAAACCTGACAACTGGAGACAAAGTTGTGCTTTTATTCCAGCCATGTGGCTGGTTTGG GGCTGGTCGGTACGAGGTGGATGGCTATGTGTATAGTGCAGCTGAAGAACCCAAAATAATGATAACTGGAAAGTGGAACCAGTCCATGAGTTGTCAGCCATGCGATCAAGAAGGCGATCCTCTTCCAGGAACTGAGCTAAAGGAG ATATGGAGAGTTGCTCCTACTCCACCAAATGACAAGTACCAGTACACGCACTTCGCACACAAAATAAACAGCTTCGATACGGCGCCGAAGAAGCTATTGGCATCGGACTCCCGATTGAGGCCTGATAGATATGCCCTCGAGAAGGGTGACATGTCAAAATCAGGTTCAGAAAAGAGCAG GCTTGAAGAGCAACAAAGAGCTGAGAAAAGAACACGAGAGGCCAAGGGGGAGCAATTTACTCCAAGATGGTTTAACAGGACCGATGAAATCGCCCCTACACCCTGGGGCGAGCTGGAAGTGTATGAATACAATGGAAAATACACCGAGCACCGCGCTGCCATTGACAGCTCAAGTGTGGCCGACGACGATACAGACGTCACTACGATCGAATTCAACCCGTGGCAGTACAGTAGCTCATCTTCCCAATGA